The following is a genomic window from Mustela erminea isolate mMusErm1 chromosome 2, mMusErm1.Pri, whole genome shotgun sequence.
agaaatgtaAAGCTGTAGGCCTGGACTAGAAATTTCCAGGTTCTTCCCAGGAGGAGGCGGTGTCAGAGGACTCTGTCTGAAAGAAGTGGCATTCTTGTggatggttcatttttttttttttttttaatttttaacaccAGGATGCAGAAATCTGAGACTCAGTGTCTTGATGTTGAATTTCTTCCAGTTCTGCTTTAGGTTCACAGCTGATGGATGCTGGTCACCTGGGCTGACACCACGAGAAAGCTGAAGtagcttgtttattttgtttttgtatgtttcttaTCTGCATGCGACAGTCTCCCTCAGGGTCAGTGGTTGTGTAAGCGAGCCAAAAGAGAATTCTTCCTTCGGATGCACAGCAAGCCAGTAAAAGACTGACATGGAGATTTTGCAGTGAGGAAAGGTAGGCTATTTATTGGAGAACAGGGAGCTAAGGCTTCAAGTCCCAAACTGCCCGATGACTTACAGGTGAGGGTTTTTAAGCGCAAAATTTGGTCAGGGGATGTCTCAGCAGGTGGATGCTGTTGGTGGTTTGGAGGTGAAGTTGTGTTCACAGGCTTACTTAGTTATTCTGGTCCCACAGAGGTCTGTCTGTTCAATTTCGAGAGACTTAGAATTTGaagaatgtctttctttctttctttttttttttttttaagattttatttgtcagagagacagagcgcaCAAGTAGcgggagccacaggcagaaggagaagcaggctccccactctacaaggagcccaatgcggggtcagtcccaggaccctggggtcatgacttgaaccaaaggcagatgcctaactgactgaaccacccaggcgtccccaaaatgtctttcttttgttaGAGATTTCATTAGGTACATCTGGTGATTCTGTGGTTAGGATAGTGTTGATCAGTGGCTTGTACACGCCTAAACGAGCTGCTTGTCTGGGCGTAAGTTAACGGGCTTGgatcctttgtgtttctttgaatgATCAAGTATTCCTGGGTCTTGAGCCTGGGTCTGTGTGTTTCCTGGCCAGTCCAGCTGTGCCCCGGGAAGATAAGACCTCTTGAGTTCAAATCAGACATGTGATCGATAAGTGTTCATTTGCCTTGAAAAAACAAAGATCTgtagaaaatcttttttcaaataaagatgtTGTGCAGAAGACCAAAGCCATTGTGTGTGTTTATCtatagaaaatcttttttcaaataacGATGTTGTTCAGAAGACCAAAGACTGTGTATGTGTTAATCCATTTCTTTTGAAATGGACACTCTTCTTTCAGCGCTGCCACCAGCAAGCGGACCGAGCTGCTTGAAGTTTGGGGTTCTCGTGAGCCTGGAACTGGGAGGGAGAATTGCTTACAGCAGGTGGTGTGGGGACAGGTTAACAGAACTCTCAGCTTTTAACAGAGATGAACTTCAGGCCATCGTCTCGTCTCTGGCCTTGCTTCTCAGCAGCTGCGGTATGTTTAGTCTCTCAGTGGGAATAGAACATGCTTTCTGTCCCACCTGAGGCACCAGGAGCATGAAGGAAAGTCCCGGATAGGGAAGAGCTGGGACAAGTAATTGCACGGCCGTGTGCTTGAGTATCCTGTGGGAGCACAAGGAGGGACTGAGCACTCATGGAAAAGCTCTTTAGAAAAAGCTCTTTAGAGCAAACGACTTGCCCTGAGCGTGGAGTACAACCTCTGAGAGTAGAACCCAGTGGGGGCCCCTGGAGCTGGGAACCACGGGAGCTGCAGCCCTGGGGAGACTCTGGAGGACACTGTGGGAGCCGGTGAGAGGGGCAGGCCGAGGAGAAAGGCTTCCTCGGAGTTAATTCATCTGCATTGGCCTGTGCTGATGGATGCTCAAAGCCATAGGACAGGCAGGGTGCGATTTCCAGAATTGCTACACGTGATTTGATTGGAGCAAGCATGTGTTCATGGAGACAAGCTGAGATACATGTCTTGGATGACTGTGTACTTTTATCATAGAGTACCTGGGCACAAAGAGAGTCCTTTACAGAAACTGTTTCTGTCCGTGGAATTCTTGTCCACACTCCTGGCCTTCTGAAGTCTGGAGCAGGAACAGAAATAGTGCCGGGAGCCCTTGAGACCCAGGAGCAGGGGAGTGTTGGGGGTCATGTGTGTAGCATGGGAGGCTTACTCACTGCCTGCCATCTGTGTGTCGTTGGGACTTGAGTAAAGGCGAGATTATGGGGGCTGGTGCACATGGGAGTTGAGAGCCTGACCTGGAGCAGGGGAGTAGGGAGGACCCAGTAGGCTTTCCTGGGGCCAAGAGTCAGTGTCTATCTGTGTCAGTCAAGGCGGCTAGGTTAAACTGTGCTAACAGGTCCCCCCAAAGTCTTGGGGCATACAGCCTGCAAGAGTTATTTCTCATTCCTTTTGATATACACCACAGGCCACTTGCTCCACATTCTCTTAATTCAGGGAGTTGGCTGAAGGAGCACCCTTCTTTGAGATATCATGGACCTTGATCAGAAAACTTAGTTGTAAGTTGCttcactgatttaaaaacaaatgtgttgGTGTAAAACTTGccatacttgtgtgtgtgtgtgtgtgtgtgtgtgtctgtgcgtgcgcgcgcacgcgcataGGTTTTCCCCTTAATTAACTGACCACAGATTATACTCCTCCATTAGGGTGCATTTCATCTCTTCATTGTCCTAGGGCTCGATGCTAAGCTTCCTTTGTGGTCAGAACCTTAAAGTCTGAATCATTTTGGACCCCTGACTCTAAGGCAGAGCACTGTGGCGACAAGCTGAGCGTCTTCCCTCGTGTTTGTGACGCAGTGTAATGGAGAGGCCTACGGGGCCTTGTGTGCATTTCCTGCTTTAACTCATACATTTGCCCCTAGTCGGATTCTGGATCCGTGGAACTGAACCCAGTTCCAGGTCAGCTAGAAAATTTGAGTCGCCTGCTGTCAGCAGCTCCGAAATCATTTGTCATGGATGAGCCGGTGGTGCCCAGACTCCCCTTGCCGTGAAGTCCGAGattctgtgttctcttccagAAGGCCCAGGAAATTCTCCAGCGGCCACTTGCATCAGCTGGCTTGTGAGCCTGCCTCTTCACTCATGTTTTGCAATACAACACAGAACAATACTTTTGATTCTTCTGAGAACAGGTTGAGTGTCCCATACCCAcatagctcactgagccacctttTCCAGTGTTGGCTTCCATGTGGCCTAACCAGAGAGGCCTGCTTATGCTCGCTCTTTCAGACAGCACTGCCATCCCTGCATGCTCGCTCTTTCAGACAGCACTGCCAGTCCCTGctactctctctgctcctttgttttgcttctcaCTACCTGACACGTGATTATTAATTTGTGTATTGTCTGACCTTTCCTCTTCGAACGTCAGCCCCCGAAGGCAGGAATTTTGTTTACTGCTACATATCCAGCACAAAGATGAATGCTTGGCTGCCATGTGGCTGGTGCCTAATACTCACTGAATGAGTATCAATTCGatacatatattacatttaattgtggggcacctgggtggctcggttggccAGCATCAGACACTtggtctcggctcaggtcatgagattgagcctcatgtcagggtctgcttgagattctctccctttccctctctctcaaaaataaataaatcttaaaaaaaaaatgtagttgtgTCTGCTTACCGTAAGTGCACATAACTCAAAGCAAAGTTTCTAAGGCAGAAACTTTAGTGTGCTTCTTGATTCATCCCTCTTTCTCAGcaaccccttcctccttcctcatgcTGTCAATGAGGCACATTGATTCTCTGACAAGAGCGTACCCTGGATTCATAgaccccctcccactgccctaGGCCGCTGGTGCAGCGCTCTCCTAACTGACCCCCCTGCCTGCTGTGGCTTCATGTCTCTCCTGCTCCTTTCCAGTCAGCAGTGGGTGGGCCTATGTCAGGTCCCTGCTGAGAaccattttgaaaattcattttaccgggacgcctgggtggctcagtgggttaagcatctgcctccagcccaggtgatcccaaggtcttgggattgagtcccacatcaggctccctgcttagtggggagtctgcttctccccttgtctgccactccccctgcttgtgctctctctctctctgacaaatcaataaaatctttaaaaacgaggagcatgagtgggggaatgggcagagggagaggtacaggcagactccctgatgagagCAGAGcctcctgagatcataacctgagctgaggtcagactcaactgactgagccaccccgttGCCCCTTGtgtcattcatttcttctctatGTGTGTTACTGTGTTTTACAGCCTTTGtggccaacccccccccccaaaaaaaactcaaagaaaccAAAACCCCCATGCATTTAAGAATGTGACTTGTTTGGACATGGAGGGGCTGGGGTCTGATGAGTGGCTGTCTGGCAGCCTGGGTGGAAGGATGTGTGGCCCGTGTACCTCCGTGGTCCAGGGCAGCATGATGCTTCCTCGGTGCTGAGCCACCCACAAGAGCAGGGACAGGGCCCCACTGGCAGGCGGCAGTAAGGAGGTGGTCCACCTGACCAACTGATCCAagtccttctccagctccctactgggcaggagcaggaagtAATAAATCAGAGAACTCactgtgctggggtgggggcactgAGGGGGTCAAGAAGTAATCCATGTCCACCAGACCAGGAacatttcacaaacattttaCTGATCAAAGGGGCAGCTGGAGGCCGCGGAGCACAGGGTTCTGGAAGCCAGGGGCTGCTCCCTGCCCACTCCCTACCACCCCCCCAGGCCGGCTGGGGTTCTGGGCTTGCAGGACGTCAGGGGCGCCCAGCCTGCTCGAAGTACTTGTGGCAGGCGGCTGTGAGTGTGGCCACAAACACGATGAACTCGCTGAAGTCCACCTCGGCGTCCCCGTTGGCGTCCAGGTCTTTGAGCAGTTTGTCCACGGCGTCCCTGTCCCTTTTAGTCTAGAGACAGAGGCCAGGGTCAGTGGGTGAGAGGCCCATGCACTGCTgcctggtgggggggtgggggaagggtggagggacaCCGACAGGTTGTGTCACTGGACTCCAGGAGGCCAGGAGCCAGGGTTGGGTTTAGGGCCAATCGGAATTGTGTGGTGCAGCTAGGCAAGTTTGGAAGGGGGTGTCTTTGGACTGTTTAAGATGCTTTAGAAGGGGGGCCACTCCCAGGATGCGCTGCCAGCCTGGTGGGGTCACTTTAGGAGATCACGCCTGGGCCATGCACTGCACACCTGTCCCGGCCACAAGCCTCCCATCCTCAGAATGGGGAAATCCAAGCTGgggtgagaggtggggaggaggggtgggcaggggtgctGAGGCCCCAGGCCTTCTGCGGGAGCTGCCACCATGCCAGTGGGGGGGCAGCCTCACTagagactccccccccccccccgccccgccgcgcagCCACCCACACTGGGGCTCCAACAGCCCCCCAGGATGGCAGTTCCCAACTGCAGCAGGAGGTGGGCTTCCCCATCAGCTGGAGGCCTGGGGGCCTATGGCCCTGAGCCCTAGCTTTTACAGGCATCTTGCTGAGGATCCCAGGCTTAGCCACCGGTTCTCAAATTGTGTTCTCGGGTCACCTGCCTTTGCCCCTCCAGTAGCCCCCAGCTTTTGGGTTCAAAATCTCCATGGGTTAGACTCAAACTTATCAGAACATCTGCACCATGCCCGATTCCTAAACGGGGCAGGGGCGTTCAGTGAGCATCTGGGTTTGAGACTGTTTGCGGTGATATTAAgttcaaaaggaaattaaattgcaTATTTAGAATTTCATACACATTAGCTTTGAGCTTTTGACtggggaaaaggcagaaagggagagggagagtgtgctggggggaggggatttctTGCCTCCACGtttctgtatttttacattttctaccaCAAACCCATTTATAAGAGACAAAACCAAATGCACTTCATTTAAAGATCTACACCCTCACTGCCTTTACATACTGAAGCGCTCGGTGTGTTTGAAGGCTAAAAATCTTAGGCTTCCATTTTCAAGATTCAGCTCAGGGTAGATCCATTAGAGGGCAGGACGTGGGGTTTGGTGGGGACTGGGAGGAGgcaagaggggaaggggaggggtggggaagaaggggagcTGTAATGaaagagcagaggggaagagaaggacaGTAAGGAAAGggtagggaagaggaggggagggagagagggaaggagtggggcAAGGGTGAGGacctggaggaagggagggagagaagaaaggagggggagaaggggagggcggggtagaggagagaggaggaagacaaaggggagggaaagagggggagagaggaagggaaggaaaagaggggaggagggagggaggaggagggaagagggaaggaggaagaaggagggaggagggggagagtggaagggaggggcaagaggggaggaagggggagggaggggaggagggaggggagggaaagtggaggaaggaggaaaggggaagagggaaggagcgGGAAGGGGACGAAGCCAGAAGAGGCAGCCAGAGGGTCCAGAACCGAGAGGAGCGTAATGGGGAAAGGAGGACCGAGAGGGGAGCCCCTCTGTTTTGAGGTCCCTGAGGAGGTCTCCCTTGGGCAGATCCAGGTCCAGGGGCTCTAGGCAGATAAGTGCCAGATGGGACCTCCTCCCATCTGTACCCCTGTCAGCCCTGCTAACACCACTTGGCGGGCCAAGCAGACAGGAGAGCAGGGGTGTTCATGGCCAGCAGCCTCGGAGGGGTGCAGCGGTGAGGGACCAGCAAACCCAGCCTCACCATCCCTACTGCTCAGGTTCAGGTTTgcaaaccaccccccacccctagctctgccacttgggGCCCTGCTGAGAAAGAATCCTGGTGGCTCTAACTTCATGTGTCAGGGACTGAGCTGGCtactccagctccctgctcctagAGACCTCAGTTCCGAGGGCAACAGATCTGCTTCTTGGCGGGTGGTCTTGCCTTCCAGCTGCTCCTTCTGCAGCCCCTTggctctctcctgccctcctttctctgcccaccAGCCCACCGTCCTCCCTgaccctccccgccccaggctcGGCACCCTCACCTGCAGGAAGCCCGGGAGCTCCTTCTCCATGAGCACCTTCAGCTCCCCCTTGGTCAGGCTCTGCTTGCTGCCCTCCACACCCGCGTAGCGGGCAAAGACGTCAATGATCATGCCCATGGCTGTCTCTAGTTCGGTCATGGTGCTAGACTTGGACCCACCTTCCTTCTGGGAGCTGGCACGGGGACAGAGGAAACTTTCCCAGGGCAGCTTCTTGGAGCTTTATAAGGCCCAGCCTGGTGTTGACTCAGAGGGTGGGATGGATAGCAAGCCCTGCCCCTTCCCGCACCCCGCCCACCCCGTGCGCTGCTCAGTTCTCCAGAAATTGTGCGGGCACGACTTCCTGCCTgcagccctcccccagctcacacccTTGACGGGTGGGAAGGATGGCAAGCCCTGCCtctccccgcaccccaccccacccctctgcgCTGCTCAGTTCCCCAGAAATTGTGCGGGCACAACTTCCTGTCTGaagccctcccccagcccacaccCTTAACGGGTGGGGTCAGCAGGGTAAGAGGGTGCCTGGCgaatgtttgttgagtgactaAGGAATGGGTGGAGTGGTACTGTCCTGCCACATCTGGCGGGCCACATCTGGCGGGCCAGCGGGAGGGAGGTTGCACGAGGGAATGTCGGAGGGACTAAGCAGGGTTTTGCTTCCGTGGCGCTTTGCAGAACACTTCGTGGAGGACAGCCATGCACCTATGTCCCACTCCCCAAACACACAGCAGTGACGGGTCTGGGAGGCAGACACTGCCAGCTAGTGGACCAGATGAAGGGCTGCCCCGTCCCACCCTGCTAGGCCCCCAGAAAcccctgcatgctctctccctgtgccttgcAGGGTGGCCCCATGGGTGCAGTGATTTCCAGACCCGAAAGTGGACTCCTCTTTGTTTCCTGATTGTGGATGTTGAGGACTCAGTCTGCAAGAACCACAGGGGCGGGTAGTAGGCTGTGACTGAGCTAGAATGCCCTGGGCACAGAGCTGCCCCTCCCTCAGTCCCCAGAGGTAGCCCCATGGGTGGCATGGGAGTGGGGGGGGCGGCTGTTGCTGGGGATGCCTGCAGGCCCAGGCACCGAGGGAAGCCCTGCACAGAGCCTGCAGATCAGGgtagaggggagaggaagcaagTTACCCTCAGCGGGCTCAGCCCCAGCCTGGCAGTCCTTTCTGCTTTGGACACACTGCCTTTCCCACGTCTCTTGCAGGGGATCATTTGGGAGCAAGGAAAGGTCAGTCCACTCTGCTGCGCTGGACAAGGCCCTCCTAGGATAAGACTCTAGGTTTCCAGTCAGCCAGTGGTGGCTCCCAGAGGGCATCCCGAAGTAAGACATCCTCTTGTGACACTtggtgaaaaggaaggaagagtgtTCAGGGCTGTCACAACAGGGCTCATGACTGTctcaatgggggtgggggtgggggggcactggCTCATCTTGCAACTCAGCAGAGCcggcctgggtggcccagaagCAGAGCCAGTGGGGGTCAGAGGGTGGGAGGGTCTTACTAAGAGGAGGCTGACAGGGTTGGGGGATTCTGGCCACAAGCAAGCCCAGGGCTCACCCTTCAGAGTGGGGGATAAGGAACTTGGGCAGGCATCAAGGGTAGGGAGGTGACTTCCTGACTCTTACAGCCGGGCAGGTGGAAGATAGATGGGCCCAAGGATGAAGCAGGATTGCTGAGCAGCCTGATGAAGGGGGGAGTCAGCCAGACTCCCCTGGCAAGACCTGGCAGGGAAAAGACCCCGGACTGGGGGCCTAGGGGGTGGCCAGCCTGTGCTCTCTAGGGGAGGGCCTCCCGGGAGCTGTGGGGGCAGCAGGGCAGGCCTCGGGGAGGAAGCAGTGCAACATCTGCAGGGCTCTGACCCCTGCTGGCACTCTCAAACCTCAGTCACCTTCCTTGCTCAAACATAgatgctcccccagccccccagccccgtAAGATTTAGTGATGAGTGTGTGGTTTTTTCCCTCCCAACTTTGTCTTTTCAAACTTGTTGCAGAAGTCAAAGTAAGGCCACTCAAAGACCTCTCCTGGTGGAGATCTTtgtagggattaaaaaaaaagtgggggtgcctcggtggctcagggcAGCATCCCTGGTcctgttaggctccctgctgagcgggtagtctgcttctccctttccctccccttgttcattctctctctcaaataaataaaatctttaaaaaaaaaaaaggagggggttaGATGATCCCAGGTTGAGTGAGCACAGGAGAGAATGCTTGATTAAAGGTCACTAAGATCTTGATGTAGGTAACATGGGGGTAGGCAGCTAAATTCCCAGACCAGTTCTTAACTCTTAAACATTTAACAGAAACCTCTGTTAAaaagggctcagtgggttaagagatcctgggatggagtctcccattgtgctttctgcccagcaggaagcctgcttaccccctgtctctctgcctgcctctctgcttacttgtgatttctctctctctgtcaaataaataaataaaatcttaaaaaaaaagaaaaaaaaaaagaaaaactacctacagcccactgacTTCAAGTCCtggaaacaggcagagtgacattcctctagggactcagctgTCCCGTTGTTAATGCTTTActagggcaaaaggcaatcctttagccagagccccaggatcctgtgagtccACCTTAAcctataaaaattcctttggaaacttgcTTTATCTCTgccccccaagatacatgttggcaaacATTCCCCAAGCGTCTGACCCACCGATAcccatctgaagggtctcatgactcaggttttattagactaccatgaccttttcccaacagcAGCTAGTCCCCTCAAAGTCTTGGaagccttgcttccaaaattccttagagacttatgctctCACTAACcacctcccaacttgaaagtatataatgggccactcctcatgaccccagtgcaatTTGTTCTGCCTGTGGGTCGGTCCTGTCCTcctgatttaaagattttttaatttatttatttgacagagagagatcacaggtaggcagagagagagagaggaggaagcaggctccccacggagcagagagccagatgcggggcagatcccaggaccctgggatcatgacctgagccgaaggcagaggctttaacccactgagccatccaggtgccccatgtcctCCTGATTTAATAAAACCATTTTGCACTGAACATGTGTCAAGAGTTTTTTCTTGGCTGTCGGCTTCAAACCCTAACATTTCCTATATCAAAATCACAGGCCCAAATTGGTGTCACTGGCCGAGTCCACAATCTGGCCCCTTCATAGCTAATCTAGCTACAGTTCCAACCACCCCCAGAAACCCTAGTCCTAGCCCGTCAGGAATGCTCTGAGCAGCCCAATAAAGGAGCTGGGCTGTGGTCTAACTGGCATGAGAccccttgtcctcctcctcccaaagTCAAGTGTGCTCATCTAGAAGagccttttcttttgctaataacatCTCCCTGTACCCTCTTTCATAGGAAGACCTTTCATTTTGCACAACTCCTGGGAGCTCGCCTCAGCTGGCTTGCTACCTGGGTGCTGTCTGGTTCCTGAATCATTTAACAAAGCCAGTTTGAGCTTCAAATGCACTgggttggattttgttttttaaccctgCATTTATCTGGAAAGGTGAATTCCCAAAAGGAGATGGTGAGTTGCATCATGCAGAACCCCCCTTCTGACCCTGACCAGGTCAGGGTGATTtttcttcccagcctccagacccCACACGCCCTAAGATCCCTGGTGCCTGGGCCTCCTTTACAGCATGGGGATTCGGTGGTGGAGGAGGGTAACAGGAATATCAGCAAGGAAGCAGACACCCAGGGGTTATGGATCTGGGGGACTGCGTCTGTGTGGGGCCAGCCCCCAGCTTGCTGGGAAGGGACAAGCAGGTCTCTTCTGAGCCTCTGAGCCAGCTGAGCTGGGAGAGAAAAGCGTTCCTGCCTCAGCACAAATCCCCACCCGCCACCCCCATGCCCTTCTCATACTCCCCCATAATCTGCTGACAGTGGGGAAGGGTACTGGGTCGCCAGCCACCATCCACGGCCAGCCATCCACAGTTCACCACCCGGAGGCTGGGCCAGACCTCTGCATGCATGTGGGCCCTCCCACGTCCAGCACCGGAGGCCAGAAGAAGTGGAATTACGACCTTCCTACACACCATGCAGGGCAAAGAGGAACCACCGAAAGACCAAGGGGCCCAGGTAACCATCACCAGGAAGCCGCCAGAAGCCCAGGACATTGCTCCAGTTCTAAGGCGGATGGGCAGCCAGGAAATGTCTCTGTGGGTTAGGGAGCTTTGGGTTGGGGAAGGCAAGGCGTGGTCTGTGGGTGGGAACAGTTTGCTAGACTCTGGAAGTCTGGATCACTCTGAGAAGGACGTCTGTGCTCAGCAAACACGACCAAGGCCCCTCCTGTGTGGCCCCAGGTCAGCACAGACCAGCCAGGCACAGGCCCCAGACCAAACCATGTTGGTGCAATGAGTTCTTCTGAGCAAACCCCTCACCCAAACCCGGGCCCTAGCCCCGGGAGGCAAACCCTGACCTCTGGAGTGCCTGGCCAGACAGGGGCCtttgagggagaggcagagagcacaggGGCAAGGGGCCCTGGGCCAGGGAGCAGCCCGATGAGGAAGGGAAGTCTGCAGGTGgtaccagagggaaggggagtgcaacaaagaacagaggcaggaagaaCTGTGGCTCTGGAGAGCTGGGAAGTTTGTGGGGGGTGGTTGGAGGTTGGAGCGGCAGGAAAGGCTCTGCAGGCCCACCTCCCTGGGAGCCTGTCTCACAGCCCTTCAGGCACCGAAGAATTCCTGAGGGACTATAAAGGCCAGCTGTCAGGGCCCCACTTCCCCAGAGCTGCACTGGCCCAAAGCTTCCCAGCTGACCCTGCCCAGCAGCCGGCTGGAGACCACTGGTCCGGAGGGTTTTCCGCTGGGAAGAGACATGGTCGGATTTACCTTTTAGGCGACCCCAGCTGCTGGTAGGACAGTCAGATGAGGAGGgtgaggctggaggcagggaggcgggGGAGGAGGCTGCAGAGTAAGGAACCCTCCAGGCACACAGGCTCAGGGGTCCTACAGCCGTAGCCCAAAGCACACCTGGGGACGGGTGAAGGCCTCAACAGGGTGCAGAGATGAGAAGGAAGATGCTGGCCTCACCATCTGATCCAT
Proteins encoded in this region:
- the S100P gene encoding protein S100-P; protein product: MTELETAMGMIIDVFARYAGVEGSKQSLTKGELKVLMEKELPGFLQTKRDRDAVDKLLKDLDANGDAEVDFSEFIVFVATLTAACHKYFEQAGRP